The sequence below is a genomic window from Oreochromis niloticus isolate F11D_XX linkage group LG3, O_niloticus_UMD_NMBU, whole genome shotgun sequence.
tagaaaattaaaaatgtataaaagaaGCAGCTGCTTCAACTCCCTTCAGGACCTGGAGTTGGATATGAAGATAACAACATACGGATAGACGAACAGACTGGATGAATGCATGCATGGATGAACGATGCATACATGGTTGGATACATGGGTGGCtgaatgcatggatggatgatgtATGGGTAGATGATTGCATGCATGCATGGATAATGGACGAATGCATGCATGGATGAATGCAGATCATCTTCATGTTAATATTGTTTCCCTTTCATATCATAACATCCTGAACCTTTTGAACCTTTAACCAGAGGTGTTAAACCCACCGATGAACTATGAACACTGCACTGCTGCTACAAAAGTTGTGTTGTGGGAAGaataaaaattaatctgaataataaaaaaaaagctccaCAGACCAGGCAACAAATTATGAGCTGCATGAAAGTGATCATTTCAGTGTGCACGAGTTGTGGGCTCACTTTAAAAGCTGCTGTATTGCAGCCTTTATGATTATCATTAGTGCATATCATATAGCAGGAAATGcaacaaaagaatttcccaaaCATTCATCTTCACTAATTATCTGAATCATACTGACATCAGTCACACAAACTCTTCATAAAGACAAGATCATCTCTGCAGCAGGAAGAAACGGCGAGTGGAGCAACTGATCAGAAAGTTAAAAACAGCTCTCTGGCTGGGCTCTCCCTTAGAGACAGAGTGAAGAGTTTGGCCTTTCAAGAGAAGGACTCAGAGTAGGGCTTCTCTGGAAGGCCCCTGTGACCGCTGAGATCAGTACTAGAAAAATGGATAAATGGATCTTGCTTTTTTAATAACAGATACCAAAATCACTGACACAAATCTATTAATAGATTTTGCCTTTATTATTAGAAACTATGAATATTCACTTCTGATACAAAACTCTCCTGTTCATATGATCTGGTTTTCAATGGAATAAGTTTTAAAGACAATACCCGAGttatttttcttgatttttgcCCTACATCTTCACACTGCTGCTATCATTTACATCCTTTTCCTTTCATAAActcagtttaacagtttgtaATGACTTACTATGTGAATAGTGTGAAAATTAGCTtccaaaaatgtgaaatatgcaTCAGAGAgccaaattattttaaatgataatCATTCTTGCATCACAGTTTTGTTTAGGTAGTATTAGCACTCTTCTCTTATCCTGGTGACTGCATCACTTTTGCCCTTCTAGCACCTCCAGAATAGCTTTCAAGATGGTTGCCACAGCTACGGCGCCAGGGTCCGGCAGGCTGAGCAGGTTGGGTGAGATGTAGCTGGCTCTCCCAGCCCTTGCTTTAAGGTCACGAGTTGCCTCCGCTCCTGAAGCAGCTTTCTGTGGAGACCAAAGTAAAAGGAACGTGATGTAGAAAAATCTGCTGAGTGAGCAGTGCAACCACATCAACACCAGGTGGCACCATACCTTCACAGCACTTTGTAGTACAGCCATGTGTCCACCAGATGGAGCTGTGGTAAGCTTTATCAGTTCATCGACTGCAGGACACAAAGCATCCAGCTACAATgtaagagaaacaaagaaacttTATTGCTAAAGACACTCTACATAAATTAGGTAAATCAGATTAAATAAGATTTGGGTGAAAAAAAGTCTTACCATTGTTCGGTCTCCAGGGGCGGCACCACCGTACCTGCAAGAAAGTCAACATTTAAGTCTGACCTGGCCATTGCACTGAAATCTGGAGGTTCAGttgaaaaacaaagcagacaaTTTGCACTTTTCTATTCCTTGACTTTTTTCTCCTTGAGTTGTGACATTCACTAACAGCCCAATTATTCATCCTGGTACTTTTGAGATTACAGAGGAGCTAGCAGCAATGCAAAAATGGACTACACCAGCGAGTCATTTGTTCAAGGACTTAACTGTATGCTGGCATAGGCTGGGGCTGAAAAGGGAGAAACTTGCAGGTGTTGTTTACAATGGCTATCCAAATCTGACAGGGAAAAATGTTGGATTTTTGCAGAGGATACAAGATAAAGTCACATACATGAATCCAGAAATGAAATTGGTATTTTTGCATTGTGTTATAAACCAGGAGATGTAGTGTAATTTCATGCTAATATTAACTATGTTCTTGATGTTGTAACTAAAACCTTCAACAGGCGAAAGACCTGATGAAGCTAACACTGAATCTCAGTGTTGGACTTTTGGAGCATGACACTGGAAATGGTGACACAGGCTACCACACACTTGTCAGGTTGGCAAATAGTATGGGACCTGAGAGCATAAATTCAAAAGTTTTATGAAAAGAAAAGTAAGGATATTCCAGAGCTTTCAGACTGGAAGGCAAGTATAGTGTTTGCTGATGGTGCGACTGTGCAAATGAATAAACTAAGTTTCTTTTAAACCAACTGGAGAGTAGCATACCAACAGTCCTGATCATAAGATCAAAAGCTCTGGAACAGCAGTTAAATGGCCATATGAAGAAGACTAAAAGAAAAGTGCACTTTGAAATAAATACAGACATGAAAAAGTTACCCAACCCCTACTTTTTCATTGCTTCTGTCCCAGCATTCATAGCATTGGCCCAGGCTACAGCATCGCTCCGCCCCTCGGTCACATGACCGGCTGCCGCAGTGAGGAACAGACTGTACAACTGAAATAAACTGAGCATTAGTACATGTGCTTGTGCTTATTAAGACAGAATACCGCATTCAAACACCACTTAAATCAACAAACCCACCGCTCCTGAAGACCCGCCCATTTTCTCCTGTACCAATCCAGCGAGGACCAATAACAGCTGCCCGGGGCAACCGGGGACCACATGTCCATGAAGCCACTCCTGAATGGCTGAACAAGCATCTTCACTATTTTCACAAGTTCGTCTTTAAGATACTGAAGATAATAATCACAGTTTCTTACCTTTAGCAGCCTGAGCATGAGTATTCCCACAGTCTCCATCCCCGGAAGCACGGTCAAGGGAATTGAGTTCCTCCTGCTTTTCCAACAGAGTGGAGCAAATCTTCTCCAAGGCTTTATGCATCACAGGACTCAGTGGTCCTGCCaagaataaacaaacaaacaaaaaaaacttccatttttaaaaaaaagcccaaaCTAATTTATTAATATATAGTTAAGAAATTATATACTGGGCTAAAGAGTAAAAGTTCATGGATGTTATGTGTCCTAACTGTAATATTTAATATGCCCTCTCTTACTAAAAGCACCACTACAACACATAAAGCCCTCtattaaaagagagaaaagtcaTCATCATTTTAGCTGACATTATATTAATGGGCACTAGATGCCCTTATAATCAAATAATCAAAGGACTAAAATTGAACTCATCTATTTCTGTTATGACAATATTAAGGATTTTATAGCACTACGTGCACAGATGTGTTTGTCTGTCAAAATTTGGTGGTTTCCTCTTGTTCATCCTGTTCCAATTTCATGCAGGTAAACAGGTTTTCAACATGTTCAACTATAAGCCTTGAATAAGTAATGCATTACAATAATTCATTGCCATACACAAACCCAAAAAGCTCATGAACTAACCTTCAGAGTGCTTCTCATCTTGTGGCCGTTTGCTGGTTGTTAGTGGTTCTGTGATGTAGCTGCGTccgctcaaacacacactgctgAGGTTTGGCCAGGCAGGGGCAGTAGTCTTAGCATCTTGATGGGACAAAGGaggtgtgtgtttttccattaGTAAcaaatttatttatcatttaaatcTGTGTCTCTGAACCCATATGAGAGTGCTTATTTGTGTGGTTCTATCAGAAGTTAATATTCACTCATCTTGGGGATGAAagttactttctttctttttccagggtagAATAATTGTACAGCATAAATCTAATGACTTAATCTAAATCTAATGAGAAATCAAGAACTGGGTGCAAAAGTCTCAATTTATTTTGGGTTTTCACACAGagtagccatcaacaagcttaTGGAATAATTCTGGCAGGACATTTGATCATtcttcttggcagaattggtggagttcatttaaattggttggtttCCTGACATGGCCCCAGCTTTCAAGCATAAtccacaaattttcaatagGGCTGAGTTTGGATCTTTGGGAAGCTCACTCCAGAAGCTTACTTTTAGCCTGCTTTATCCATTTAAACCAATTTTGATTTGTGTATGGGAACAGACACCCAACTGTGCCCAAGTTTCAACCATCTAGCTGTGAATTTGAGGGGAGGTTAAAGAACTTAGAGGTACTCCTtcttcattattccatccactttATGCAATGCACCAGTATCACTAGCAGCAAGACAGCCACATAGATGTCATGGTGTCATACAGTGTTTTAAGGTTTGAAAGCCTCATctttactcctccaaacatCCCTCCTATCATTGTGGCCAAATAGGTCAATCTTTGCCCCTTCTAATCATAAATCTTGTCTTCAGAAGGCATTTGGCTTGTCCATATGGACAGCTTTAAATTTCCATTTTGGCACAGGATCTTCTTTCATGGGCTGCACCCTCCCAGTCCATGACGATGTAAAACTCGCTTCACTGTGGACAGAGACGCTGGTGCTTTGGTGGGTTGCTCCTGAACATCCAAACCAGACTTGTGAGGGTGACAGTGGGTCTTCTTTCAGACTTTGGAGCTGACGCAGCCTAATAACTTGTACTTACCAACAATTGATTCAGCTAATGACCTTGGAATCTGAAGTTTTTTTTAGAAACACCTCCAAAAGACCTTCCCAACTTGTGTCATACATCAGTCACAGTTATCTTTTCTGCCCAGTAGTAGTTTCTCGCTTCAAAGATGCCGAAAGTAGCTACATGTTGATGAATTTCAGTGAAATTCCATGGTCTCCTCCGCTCCATAAGGGATTGTTCAGACATATGACTTTCAGACTTGAACACTCTCACCTCTCATTCTTGTCATCCACTGGATTGacccacacctgttttcacaccttggcttgtatgattaggtagaggatccaTAGGGGGTCTATAACCCTCTTGGaggacactcccacagggcttaaaatctatgactctccaccagttgctcttagaaccgaagaagcttctcggatgggaagtaaaacgtcttcaagaaacttaaaaaaagtccagacgcttttctttccaagctccttagaccactGGATTAGTTGCTTCCCTTGTGCTGTTCATCCTGCCACGCTGATCATGTATGCATAGATACCCCCCCACTTGCATTCACTTTGTCAAGTTCTGAAGCTCTGAATACACTGTGATGTTATGACAAAGGCCCTCACaagtttagaaaaacaaacctatGTGTTTGAACACTTACCTATCAGCCTCAGTGTTTCCTTGTCAGCCCTCATCAGGGTCAGCGACACTCCTGCCATCTCCAGAGAGGTCATGAACAAGCCAGACATCACCCTGGCAACCACCACTCCAAGGCTTTCTATAAAAAACACCAATCGTATTCCAGATTATCGCGTGACAGGtgtttattttcctgtatattAAACATCAAGGTTTAAAACTATTCTGAAGTTAAAATGGTGATCATGTGAAAGAAGCACAGTAGGACCCACCTAAGTATGGTTAAATGCttacctcacacacacacacacagacacacacttacCCAGGCAGAGGATGGCCGATCTAGTCACCACAGCCATCTCCAGGCAAGACAGAGCTCCGAGGTTGTTTACGCACACAACCACACTGTCTCCTGtaggaaagagggaaaaaacacacatgGAGAGCAGCCGTACTAACGGTCAGCATGATACATGATCGATAATGTCATTTAGTGAACCTGATTTCAGCGGCAGGTGTGACTGGCTGCTTGGGTTGGTCATGTGGTCTATCATGGTCTTGACCACCTCATCAGCAGAGGCCACCTGAGTGAGAAGATCAACAGAAAATGAGCCATACAGCCTGAAGTTATAAGCACATTTAGGTTGTTAAGGTTCAAATCCGACTCACCTTTGACCTCTTTATTCCAGGTTCCCCGTGGATACCTGAAAATAGGAAGAAAACACTGGTCGTTATTTCATTTCCGTCTTATGTGCTTTCTCCATCTGTGCATCTTTTGAATGGTTTGGTAAGAGTTTCCATcattttctcagcttttataaATGAATTTCCTAAAGTTTTATGAATTGAATAGGAAACTCCACTCAGATTAACGACAACCAACTTGAGCTTTTTTAACATGCTAAAATTCTGACATCCCCATCTCGCCATTTGACTAAGTGAATTCATTGAAAACACTATTTTGTGCTTCACTTATACCGTTTTGCTGCTCTTATCTGCTCTCGCATTCCACTAGATGGTGCAATTCAGTCATTTTCTCTAAAATATCACTACTGTGATCTCACATCTGCAGAGAAAGTCAAAGATGGATATTGGCCATTCTAACGTTGATCTGGTTTTAAATcatgtgtcacaaaaaaaatgtaacaaacatTCATTATCACTGGTGGAAGTTTAGTTCTGGAAATGAAAGTCTACATAACCGGTATCAGCCCAAAAGGCTGCTCCCCACTttctgtcactcactttctccCACTCTCATAACTCCACCTTTCCCATCCTCCTCTAATCATCCCTCACCCAGCCCGAGCTCCATGTCTCCTGGCGGTAGATCGAAGGAAGGCAGGCAGCCGGGAACACTGCATGGAGACAGACTCACCCCCAGAGTGCCTGgagtaaaaaagaaacatggttaAGAAAAGTATCCCAGTGTTCCCAGAAAGTATTAAATGTactaaaacccccaaaaaagaaagagcGACTCACCGATCCCCTTTAAAATCTCCGTCACCTTGGAAACAATCTGAGCCAATGAGCAGCCCTCTTCTGCTAAAGCACCAGCCAGCTAAGAGAGCGAGAGACCACATATTTAAAGGCAAGAAAAATACTACAAAAATCTAATGAAAGCACCAATGATGAGAGGCTGCATGGTGCAAAATATACAAATTCAGTGTTTCTGCTTGAGCGTCGTAACAAAGTTCATAAGATAATGTGTACTTTCCTGTCACAACCATCTAGATCGACAAAATACAAtatcataaaataaaatgactcacaaaaggtaaaataaataaatacaaaaactaatataaaaaataaaaatacacaaaagagAGTAGAAAAACATGGAGGGTTcaataaaccaaaataaaaatatatgatgaagagattaataaataaaatgttaaattattgAAGGTATTGTggttgtaataaaataaaaatgtattacaaaaaataaatacatgggaaaaataaataaatacagggcaaatttaaaaagtattatGCCAGAGTTTATGAATGACTTATTgcctaattatttttttaattaaattagacAGATTTAAGGGCATATTATACATTTAATTCATGTTTGATGTTGGCAGTTTCAGTCCTCCATACATTTTaagatttgtttttgcttttcctttttttttgtatttttaagagGACAGTTTCACAGTTTCTTTTTTGCAAGATCAGTAACTGGCAGACAGGACAATGTTGCCTCATGTAGCTTTATAGCAGCCTTTgtaccattaaaaaaaagtgagcaCAGTCATATAATATTGTAACCCTTTAACTCAGGATACACTTGCACTGGTCCAAGTTGAGCTCTTTCCAGAGTAAATAACGCCTGTATTAAGCCGTTGTTACCTTACCTTATGTATGAAGACAGTGCCACACAAGCCTCTTCTTCCAGCCTTACTTGGTTGGTCAAAGGCACAGTCTTCTGCAACTATCACCATGTCAACAGCAACACCCTGGTTACGAGCCTGCTCTGCAGCCAATCCAAAGTTAAGGCGGTCACCGGTGTAGTTCTTCACAATGAGAAGGACCCCGGAGGCTCCTGGGTGGGAAGACTGCCATTAGTTCATTGGATATAAAAAATATTACTTGCAGCTGGTCAcggactgtatataaaagatggacatagcttTTAGGTCTAAAAGTAGTATGGACCTTAAAAGTTGCATTCTCTCTAACGGCCATCAGGGGGCAACTGCTTTGGCTGCATAAATAACCCTCTGACCTCAGCAAACACTTTTAGTTATGGCTATAAGGTATCTCTCTCTAGTTTGTGACTGATGGGTCGCTACCCTGTGAACAGCATCCTCAGTTTCTCAGTCAGATACACACTCACAACTCCAGCTTGCTAACCATTAGCACAAAGGGTGTCTcagtcttttatatacagtctttgcTCTTTTCTGCCAGAGACAGCTGTAGTTGATCTCTGGATATGATGAGCATCTGTTCTCACCAAGATCACGTTGTTGTCCTCATCCTTCTTTTTGGGGCCTATTCCAGTGTAACTGGagaaggattcagggtcacctgatccaatcCTAATTATATGTTTTGtcaaaaagtaaagttttaagcctaatcttaaaagtagagatagtgtctgtcccCTGCATCCAAACTGAGAGCTGGTTCCActgaagaggggcctgaaagctgaaggctctgcctcccagtAGTTGCTGCCGGTAATTTTTCTGCAGACTGACACAGGTGCTCAGTAACCTTTGCTTTTAACACAGGAATATAACTTGAATATAAGCTGGCAACCAGTTGAGTCGCTCATTCCACCGCTGCCACCCTACTAATTGACTGCAACATGCTGGCAATCTGCATGCACTTATAAATGAAACGGCAGTTATTTGCAAACTGTGATACTGACTGAAGACAGTCTGAGTCTGTCCATTGCAGACAGGTTGCTTCACACCAATTGGGTGAAGGTGTTGGACCCTCTGTGATTACTTACAAAAATAATTCAATCACCATGGACACAGATTTTTCCTCACTGAAAGGAAGTGGCCACCAAATTTTTATAAGACGCATCGTTAACGACGGCAACAGTGCAGCACCGTCACCAGAGTCACACAGGGAGAGATCGGTGAACCATTTTGGCAAAAGGATCAAATATAAAAGGTCCAACTTCAAAtcaacagacttttttttttaaagacaatcaGTTGCACCACACTGCATTTATTAAACAGATAAGATCAATGATTATATATGCACTACCCtccctcacagacacacacacacacacacacacattctgacACAGAAGACTGAAGGACACATTACCTGCATTGTGCAAGGAGAGAATGGCAGCAAGGATGCTGCCAGGAGGTGGCGATGCAAACACTCCTCCTGCGACAGCCGCTGACAGCATCCCTGCTCCGATATAACCTGAGGATACGAGGAGGAAAAAGCAGAGCTGAGGTAATCAGAAGCATCCCGTGTTCATGTGTAAAGGATTAAAGTCTTACCTGCATGTGAGGGCTCGTGGCCCGACCCCCCTCCAGAGAGGAGGGCCACTTTTCCCTTGAGGTTTTCGAGGTCGGACCGAAGCACGACCCTGTGGCCCCTTAGCAGGGAGAGGCCCCCGGAGGCCCTGACGAGTCCGAGGAGGGCTTCGTCCACGCAACTCTCCGCTGCGTTGATCAACTTCTTCTGGGGCTGAAATAGAaagagataaaaaaataaaaaaaataaaaaaaccacATAGATTATACTCAAGTTCTGGACGAAGTGCAGCAGATTGACCTGTATAAACCTGCAAATACAGGCAAAGGTTTAAATCAGTGCACGTCCAGCCAATAGAAAAGAACAATTAAGGAAGTAATAATATCCCACACCCTCTGACAgagctgggggggggggcattttA
It includes:
- the tkfc gene encoding triokinase/FMN cyclase, with translation MEPQKKLINAAESCVDEALLGLVRASGGLSLLRGHRVVLRSDLENLKGKVALLSGGGSGHEPSHAGYIGAGMLSAAVAGGVFASPPPGSILAAILSLHNAGASGVLLIVKNYTGDRLNFGLAAEQARNQGVAVDMVIVAEDCAFDQPSKAGRRGLCGTVFIHKLAGALAEEGCSLAQIVSKVTEILKGIGTLGVSLSPCSVPGCLPSFDLPPGDMELGLGIHGEPGIKRSKVASADEVVKTMIDHMTNPSSQSHLPLKSGDSVVVCVNNLGALSCLEMAVVTRSAILCLESLGVVVARVMSGLFMTSLEMAGVSLTLMRADKETLRLIDAKTTAPAWPNLSSVCLSGRSYITEPLTTSKRPQDEKHSEGPLSPVMHKALEKICSTLLEKQEELNSLDRASGDGDCGNTHAQAAKAIQEWLHGHVVPGCPGQLLLVLAGLVQEKMGGSSGALYSLFLTAAAGHVTEGRSDAVAWANAMNAGTEAMKKYGGAAPGDRTMLDALCPAVDELIKLTTAPSGGHMAVLQSAVKKAASGAEATRDLKARAGRASYISPNLLSLPDPGAVAVATILKAILEVLEGQK